A genomic window from Candidatus Kouleothrix ribensis includes:
- a CDS encoding 4'-phosphopantetheinyl transferase superfamily protein: MIDWLVQSMAAHPDLAAGAAPAGVLSLLEQRRLASIPVAKRRSDWLLGRWTAKRLMQSYVMRRTGHLLPLDMFSITSDPDGAPRVVADWPCELQSAIKGLQLSISHSNGHALCAITDLADAPIGVDIERIEPRGPEFAADFFTPHEQRQIAAAAPAERDTVVTLIWSAKESALKALRLGLTIDTRCVSCSLGRHGSAGLAWWPLTIDYRLAPARPAGTIMHGWWRIVNEFVLTLVVNPARRRAPDDDGRKAA; encoded by the coding sequence ATGATCGACTGGCTCGTACAATCTATGGCGGCCCACCCCGACCTCGCGGCCGGTGCCGCGCCGGCGGGAGTGCTCAGCCTGCTCGAGCAGCGCCGCCTGGCGAGTATACCGGTGGCCAAGCGCCGGAGCGACTGGCTGCTCGGGCGCTGGACGGCCAAGCGCCTGATGCAGTCGTATGTCATGCGGCGCACCGGGCACCTGCTGCCGCTCGACATGTTCAGCATTACCAGCGACCCCGACGGCGCGCCGCGCGTGGTGGCCGACTGGCCGTGCGAGCTGCAGTCGGCGATCAAGGGCCTGCAACTCTCGATCAGCCACAGCAATGGCCACGCGCTGTGCGCGATCACCGACCTGGCCGACGCGCCGATCGGTGTCGATATCGAGCGGATCGAGCCGCGCGGCCCTGAGTTCGCGGCCGACTTCTTCACGCCGCACGAGCAACGGCAGATCGCGGCGGCAGCGCCCGCAGAGCGCGACACCGTGGTGACGCTGATCTGGAGCGCGAAGGAATCGGCGCTGAAGGCACTGCGGCTCGGGCTGACCATCGACACGCGCTGTGTGTCGTGCTCGCTGGGGCGGCACGGCAGCGCGGGGCTGGCCTGGTGGCCGCTCACGATCGATTATCGCCTGGCCCCGGCCCGGCCGGCCGGCACAATCATGCACGGCTGGTGGCGGATCGTCAACGAGTTCGTGCTAACCCTGGTGGTAAACCCGGCGCGCCGGCGCGCGCCCGATGACGACGGCCGTAAGGCCGCTTGA
- a CDS encoding SDR family NAD(P)-dependent oxidoreductase translates to MDSTADRAIAIVGLGAILPDAPNAPAFWKNILDKRYCISEVPSERWSAASYYDPDPSAPDKTYSKIGGWVRGFTFDWQRFRIPPKVAAAMDQSQQWAVTIAAEALANYGYPDRPLNTENTGVILGTAMGGEMHYLTNLRVSFPEYARALEAVPEFQHLPDDVRAMILARWHEQIERRLPPITEDSMPGELANIVAGRVANVLNLRGPNFISDAACASTFAAIASSVEMLDEGHVDAVITGGVDRNMGASSFVKFCKIGALSATGTRPFGDGADGFVMGEGAATFLLKRLADAERDGDTIYAVIRGVGGSSDGKGKGITAPNPVGQVLAIQRAWQNAGLDPATATLVEAHGTSTRVGDVVEVESLTKVFGGAERGRIALGSAKSNIGHLKAGAGAAGLLKTVMALHTKILPPTLNSEKPNPNIDFNATPFYLNHEPREWPQSAGHPRRAAVSAYGFGGTNFHLVIEEYVPGLLKVEPKMYTGASVETGDKRQETTAQSGPSRVSSLMPPASPSPIRGILALGADTPVALKDALDDAFRKVEGGWTPPITAPDPAVLALRERLVIDFGSHNELHDKIIKARKAAGFDNPQAWKALQAQGIFRGSGPAPGKVAFLFPGQGSQYINMGRELAAISPGVRAVFDEADRVMTPILGRSLTSYIFVDGDDPAAVKQAEKDLMQTAITQPAMLTLDAAIFRLLAEYGFKPDMVMGHSLGEYAALTAAGIMPFADALEAAAARGAEMTKVSMGDNGWMAAVMAPLDVVESTLKEIDGYVVAANINSYGQAVIGGASKAVEQAIGLFTQKGFQAQRIPVSHAFHTKIVAPASAPLRQVLNRLRITPPSLPLVANVTGELYPTEVEAIKDNLELQIASPVQWVKGLETLYANGVRTFVEVGPKKALKGFVDDVLGSKPGVVSLFSNHPKTGELPSFNQVLCGLFAAGYGAQPEPPAAIDTGRKTNVAQPAATNSAVTVSASAPVPPPAPALRAEEVSMTKGHNQSSLQSVDALGQLIAQALQSLVAAQNPQNSAAIFDRNQAPTGSVVISGTGLGLPGAEKQVMDPDNAMRILRGEQFIDLIPERFRRQILAKRVTRLVKGADGGGRFETIADSDEVIKLAARPGSFDLTEEYGVPAKLVEALDITTQLAIAAGLDALREAGIPLVQSYHKTTKGTFLPDRWMLPEALRDETGIIFASAFPGLDRLTDEFERYYTWENSRAQLAALEDLRRYTQDAATLQEIGRRIGALHEDLERTPYEFDRRFLFRILAMGHSQFAEYIGARGPNTQVNAACASTTQGIALAEDWIRSGRCRRVLVIAADDVTSELNLGWIGAGFLATGAAATDDRVEAAALPFDRRRHGMILGMGACALLVESEDAVRERGMRGVVELLSSETSNSAFHGTRLDVNHIAQVMDRLVYAAERRFGIDRRAIAAQTVFVSHETYTPARGGSAAAEVTALRHTFGAAAGEIVMANTKGFTGHPMGVGVEDVIALKILEYGIVPPVPNLKEPDPDLGPLTLSRGGRYPVQYALHLAAGFGSQIAMTLTRRIPGALDRIDNRPVYQRWLADISGYDHAELEVVKRVLRVQAHGAPTRVPQPSLWQNGTGPTLRASTTGDGAGNGYHPTPLALPTITTNVIAPQPPAAPPAPLADFVPAPPPAQPSAAPSVVTSSVPKSNGHAPAQPATPPAPLPVAPVAAPAPAPAPVAMAAAPAPAADPVVTQVLAIVAEKTGYPSDMLELDLDLEADLGVDTVKQAETFAAVRAAFNIERIENLKLRDYPTLGSVIGFVREHRPDLAAAPAASAPAPAPVAESVAAPAPGAAQAADPVVTQVLAIVAEKTGYPSDMLELDLDLEADLGVDTVKQAETFAAVRAAFNIERIENLKLRDYPTLGSVIGFVREHRPDLVAAPAPLPVASVAAPAAAPAPALAPVAVAAAPVPAADPVAAQVLAIVAEKTGYPSDMLELDLDLEADLGVDTVKQAETFAAVRTAFNIERIENLKLRDYPTLAKVIQFVYDMRPDLAAAPAPLPVAPVAVPAAAPAPVAVAAAPAPAADPVVTQVLAIVAEKTGYPSDMLELDLDLEADLGVDTVKQAETFAAVRAAFDIPRQDDLKLRDYPTLAKVIQFVYDMRPDLAAAPAASAPAPVPVAESVAAPTAPAPGAAPAADPVVTQVLAIVAEKTGYPSDMLELDLDLEADLGVDTVKQAETFAAVRAAFDIPRQDDLKLRDYPTLAKVIQFVYDMRPDLAGAGAQPAAGSPPPAPIAEPTAAPASSRVSPTYSIEEANKAPRRVPTPALRPALDVCKPTGVTLDAHSRVLVVMDRGGVGKALASRLERRGVAVFEIDPQQETEILEAQLQASLADGSVQGVYWLPALDSEPQLEELNLKTWRELNRQRVKNLHLTMRLLYESVAAAGTFLVSGTRLGGLHGYGPLGATAPLGGAVTGFTKAYKRERPDVLVKAVDFEAGRKTAEPAELLIAETLADPGAVEIGYSDGQRYTITLEERPANDGQPGLTLDSSSVFVVTGAAGGITSAIVGDLAQASGGIFYLLDLTPAPQPGDPYVALFRSDKEALKRKLIDEFKAAGERPTPVMVDKKVMAIERIEAAQRAIETVQAAGGTAHYHSVNLLDGAAVTAVIDDVRERYGKIDVLLHAGGIEISRALGAKAPEEFSLVFDIKADGFFSLLKAAKAMPIAATVSFSSVAGRFGNSGQTDYSAANDLLCKLSSSMRSWRPDTRAIVIDWTAWGGIGMATRGSIPKIMEMAGIDMLPPEIGIPTIRRELTSGATRGEIVVGLRLGILTEEFDPSGGLNTEAAALTATPPYLMLGKVAAARLYGGLAVETTLDPQQQPFLFDHQIDGVPVLPGVMGTEAFAELASLLAPGYRVESIHEQFHSPFKFYRNKPRTLHLGAAIKPAEGGLVAETTLRSVTEPARPGLPERVDLHFTATVRLTQAPAAPPQATLPQLPASARVVDREAIYAIYFHGPAYQVLERALLDGDQVLGVMTHDLPPNSAPADAPTLMAPRLIELCFQTAGIWEMANKGVMALPLGVGAVTVYRQPEQANGARLFALVKALDGGAAFDAQVLDEAGNVYVDLRGYRTVQLPGNVTL, encoded by the coding sequence ATGGACTCTACTGCAGATCGCGCGATCGCGATCGTTGGCCTCGGGGCGATCTTGCCAGATGCACCAAATGCACCCGCATTCTGGAAGAACATACTCGACAAGCGCTACTGCATCAGCGAGGTGCCTTCAGAGCGTTGGAGCGCCGCGAGCTATTATGACCCCGACCCATCCGCGCCCGACAAGACCTACAGCAAGATCGGCGGCTGGGTGCGCGGCTTTACCTTCGATTGGCAGCGCTTCCGCATCCCGCCCAAGGTGGCTGCGGCCATGGATCAGAGCCAGCAGTGGGCGGTGACGATCGCCGCCGAGGCGCTGGCCAACTATGGCTACCCCGACCGGCCGCTCAACACCGAGAACACCGGCGTGATCCTCGGCACGGCCATGGGCGGCGAGATGCACTACCTGACGAATCTGCGCGTCTCGTTCCCCGAGTATGCCCGCGCGCTCGAGGCCGTGCCCGAGTTCCAGCACCTGCCCGACGATGTGCGGGCCATGATCCTGGCGCGCTGGCACGAGCAGATCGAGCGCCGCCTGCCGCCGATCACCGAGGACTCGATGCCCGGTGAGCTGGCCAACATTGTGGCCGGGCGGGTGGCGAATGTGCTGAACCTGCGCGGGCCGAACTTTATCAGCGATGCAGCCTGCGCCTCGACCTTCGCCGCGATTGCGTCGTCTGTCGAGATGCTCGACGAGGGCCATGTCGACGCGGTGATCACTGGCGGCGTCGACCGCAACATGGGCGCGTCGTCGTTCGTGAAGTTCTGCAAGATCGGCGCGCTTAGCGCCACCGGCACACGCCCGTTCGGCGATGGTGCCGACGGCTTTGTGATGGGCGAGGGCGCGGCCACCTTCTTGCTGAAGCGCCTGGCCGACGCCGAGCGCGATGGCGATACGATCTATGCGGTGATCCGCGGCGTGGGCGGCTCGAGCGACGGCAAGGGCAAGGGCATCACCGCACCCAACCCGGTTGGGCAGGTGCTGGCGATTCAGCGCGCCTGGCAGAACGCCGGGCTCGACCCGGCCACCGCCACGCTGGTCGAGGCCCACGGCACCAGCACGCGCGTCGGCGATGTGGTCGAGGTCGAGAGCCTGACTAAGGTGTTTGGCGGTGCCGAGCGCGGCCGGATCGCGCTGGGTTCGGCCAAGAGCAATATCGGCCACCTGAAGGCCGGTGCCGGTGCGGCCGGCCTGCTGAAGACGGTGATGGCGCTGCACACGAAGATCCTGCCGCCAACACTCAACTCTGAGAAGCCCAACCCGAACATCGACTTCAACGCCACGCCGTTCTACCTGAATCACGAGCCGCGCGAGTGGCCACAATCGGCCGGGCACCCGCGCCGTGCCGCTGTCAGCGCCTATGGCTTCGGCGGAACGAACTTCCACCTGGTGATCGAAGAGTATGTGCCAGGGCTGCTGAAGGTTGAGCCGAAGATGTACACAGGCGCGTCCGTAGAGACTGGAGACAAAAGACAAGAGACGACGGCTCAGAGTGGCCCGTCTCGCGTCTCTAGTCTTATGCCTCCAGCCTCCCCGTCTCCGATTCGCGGCATCCTGGCGCTAGGCGCCGATACGCCGGTGGCACTGAAAGACGCGCTCGACGACGCTTTCCGCAAGGTCGAGGGGGGCTGGACGCCGCCGATCACTGCGCCCGATCCGGCCGTGCTGGCCCTGCGCGAGCGCCTGGTGATCGACTTCGGCAGCCACAACGAGCTGCACGACAAAATCATCAAGGCGCGGAAGGCCGCTGGCTTCGACAACCCGCAGGCCTGGAAGGCGCTGCAGGCCCAGGGCATCTTCCGCGGCAGCGGCCCGGCGCCCGGCAAGGTCGCATTTCTGTTCCCCGGCCAGGGCAGCCAGTATATCAACATGGGCCGCGAGCTGGCCGCGATCTCGCCTGGGGTCAGGGCCGTGTTCGATGAGGCCGATCGCGTGATGACGCCGATCCTCGGCCGGTCGCTCACCAGCTACATCTTCGTGGATGGCGATGACCCGGCGGCAGTCAAGCAGGCCGAGAAAGACCTGATGCAGACTGCGATCACTCAGCCGGCCATGCTCACGCTCGATGCGGCGATCTTTCGGCTGCTGGCCGAGTACGGCTTCAAGCCCGACATGGTCATGGGCCATTCGCTCGGCGAATATGCCGCACTGACCGCCGCCGGGATCATGCCGTTTGCCGACGCGCTCGAGGCCGCCGCCGCGCGTGGCGCCGAGATGACCAAAGTGAGTATGGGTGATAACGGCTGGATGGCCGCTGTGATGGCCCCGCTCGACGTGGTCGAGTCAACGCTGAAAGAGATCGACGGCTATGTGGTGGCCGCCAACATCAACAGCTATGGGCAGGCGGTGATCGGCGGCGCGAGCAAGGCCGTCGAGCAGGCGATCGGGCTGTTTACCCAAAAGGGGTTCCAGGCTCAGCGCATCCCCGTCAGCCACGCCTTCCATACCAAGATCGTCGCGCCGGCCAGCGCGCCGCTGCGCCAGGTACTCAATCGCCTGCGCATCACGCCGCCAAGCCTGCCGCTGGTGGCCAACGTTACCGGCGAGCTGTACCCAACCGAGGTCGAGGCCATTAAGGATAACCTCGAACTGCAGATCGCCTCGCCGGTGCAGTGGGTCAAGGGCCTCGAGACACTCTACGCCAATGGCGTGCGCACGTTCGTCGAGGTTGGCCCCAAGAAGGCGCTCAAGGGCTTCGTCGATGATGTGCTCGGCAGCAAGCCCGGCGTCGTGTCGCTGTTCAGCAACCACCCCAAGACCGGCGAGCTGCCGAGCTTCAACCAGGTGCTGTGCGGCCTGTTCGCGGCCGGCTATGGCGCACAGCCCGAGCCGCCGGCGGCAATCGACACCGGACGAAAGACGAACGTCGCGCAGCCGGCCGCGACGAACAGCGCGGTGACTGTGAGTGCTTCGGCCCCGGTTCCGCCGCCCGCTCCTGCTCTACGAGCAGAGGAAGTAAGCATGACCAAGGGACACAATCAATCCTCACTGCAATCGGTCGACGCGCTTGGGCAGCTCATCGCTCAGGCACTCCAAAGCCTGGTGGCCGCCCAAAACCCGCAAAACTCCGCCGCAATCTTCGATCGCAACCAGGCCCCTACCGGCTCGGTGGTGATCAGCGGCACCGGCTTGGGCCTACCAGGCGCCGAGAAGCAGGTGATGGACCCCGATAACGCGATGCGTATCTTGCGCGGCGAGCAGTTCATCGATCTGATCCCCGAGCGCTTCCGCCGGCAGATCCTGGCCAAACGCGTGACCCGGCTCGTCAAAGGCGCCGACGGCGGCGGGCGGTTCGAGACGATCGCCGACTCCGACGAGGTGATCAAGCTGGCCGCGCGGCCTGGCTCGTTCGACCTGACCGAAGAGTATGGCGTGCCGGCTAAGCTGGTCGAGGCGCTCGATATCACGACCCAGCTGGCAATCGCCGCCGGACTCGATGCCCTGCGCGAGGCCGGCATCCCGCTGGTGCAGAGCTATCATAAGACCACCAAGGGCACCTTCCTGCCCGACCGCTGGATGCTGCCCGAGGCACTGCGCGACGAGACTGGCATTATCTTCGCCAGCGCCTTCCCTGGCCTCGACCGCCTGACCGACGAGTTCGAGCGCTACTACACCTGGGAGAATAGCCGCGCCCAGCTGGCCGCGCTGGAAGATCTGCGACGCTACACGCAGGATGCCGCTACGCTCCAGGAGATCGGGCGGCGCATCGGCGCGCTCCACGAGGATCTCGAGCGCACGCCCTACGAGTTCGACCGGCGCTTCCTATTCCGCATCCTGGCCATGGGTCACAGCCAGTTTGCCGAGTATATCGGCGCGCGCGGCCCGAACACGCAGGTGAACGCGGCCTGTGCCAGTACCACCCAGGGCATCGCACTGGCCGAGGATTGGATTCGCTCGGGCCGCTGCCGCCGTGTGCTGGTGATCGCCGCCGATGATGTGACCAGCGAGCTTAACCTCGGCTGGATCGGCGCGGGCTTTCTGGCCACCGGCGCCGCCGCCACCGACGACCGGGTCGAGGCGGCAGCGCTGCCGTTCGACCGGCGCCGCCACGGTATGATCCTGGGCATGGGCGCCTGCGCGCTCCTGGTCGAGAGTGAAGATGCCGTGCGCGAGCGCGGAATGCGCGGCGTGGTCGAGCTGCTCAGTAGTGAAACCAGCAACAGTGCGTTCCACGGCACGCGCCTGGATGTCAACCATATCGCGCAGGTGATGGATCGGCTGGTGTACGCGGCCGAGCGCCGCTTCGGCATCGACCGGCGCGCAATTGCCGCGCAGACGGTGTTCGTCTCGCACGAGACCTATACCCCCGCCCGCGGCGGCAGCGCTGCGGCCGAGGTCACCGCGCTGCGCCACACCTTCGGCGCGGCGGCCGGCGAGATCGTGATGGCCAACACCAAGGGGTTCACCGGCCACCCGATGGGCGTAGGCGTCGAGGATGTGATCGCGCTCAAGATCCTCGAGTATGGGATTGTGCCGCCGGTGCCTAACCTGAAAGAGCCCGACCCCGACCTTGGGCCGCTGACGCTCAGCCGCGGCGGGCGCTACCCGGTGCAGTATGCCCTCCACCTGGCGGCCGGCTTCGGCTCGCAGATCGCTATGACGCTGACACGCCGCATCCCTGGCGCGCTCGATCGGATCGATAACCGCCCGGTCTACCAGCGCTGGCTGGCCGACATCAGCGGCTACGATCACGCGGAGCTCGAGGTGGTCAAGCGGGTGCTGCGCGTCCAGGCGCACGGTGCGCCTACGCGTGTGCCTCAGCCCAGCCTCTGGCAGAATGGCACTGGCCCCACGTTGCGCGCCAGCACGACTGGCGATGGCGCTGGCAACGGGTACCATCCTACGCCATTGGCGCTACCTACCATCACCACCAATGTGATCGCACCACAGCCGCCTGCTGCTCCGCCGGCGCCGCTGGCCGACTTCGTGCCGGCCCCGCCGCCAGCTCAACCTAGCGCCGCGCCGAGTGTGGTAACCAGCAGCGTGCCCAAGAGCAACGGCCACGCGCCGGCCCAGCCCGCCACCCCGCCCGCGCCACTGCCGGTGGCCCCCGTGGCCGCGCCGGCACCCGCGCCGGCACCCGTCGCAATGGCCGCCGCGCCGGCCCCGGCCGCCGACCCGGTGGTGACGCAGGTGCTGGCGATCGTGGCCGAGAAGACCGGCTACCCCTCCGACATGCTCGAGCTCGACCTCGACCTTGAGGCCGACCTGGGCGTCGATACGGTCAAGCAGGCCGAGACCTTCGCGGCCGTACGCGCGGCCTTCAATATCGAGCGGATCGAAAACCTCAAGCTGCGCGACTACCCCACGCTCGGCAGCGTGATTGGGTTTGTCCGCGAACACCGGCCCGACCTGGCCGCCGCACCAGCCGCCTCGGCCCCGGCACCGGCGCCGGTGGCAGAGAGCGTTGCCGCGCCCGCACCGGGGGCTGCTCAAGCCGCCGACCCGGTAGTGACGCAGGTGCTGGCGATCGTGGCCGAGAAGACCGGCTACCCCTCCGACATGCTCGAGCTCGACCTCGACCTTGAGGCCGACCTGGGCGTCGATACGGTCAAGCAAGCCGAGACCTTCGCGGCCGTACGCGCGGCCTTCAATATCGAGCGGATCGAAAACCTCAAGCTGCGCGACTACCCCACGCTCGGCAGCGTGATTGGGTTTGTCCGCGAACACCGGCCCGACCTGGTCGCAGCGCCAGCACCACTGCCGGTGGCCTCCGTGGCCGCCCCAGCCGCCGCGCCGGCCCCCGCGCTGGCCCCTGTCGCAGTGGCCGCCGCGCCGGTCCCAGCTGCCGACCCGGTGGCAGCCCAGGTGCTGGCGATCGTGGCCGAGAAGACCGGCTACCCCTCCGACATGCTCGAGCTCGACCTCGACCTCGAGGCCGACCTGGGCGTCGATACAGTCAAGCAGGCCGAGACCTTCGCGGCCGTGCGCACGGCGTTCAATATCGAGCGGATCGAAAACCTCAAGCTGCGCGACTACCCCACGCTGGCCAAGGTCATCCAGTTCGTCTACGACATGCGCCCCGACCTGGCTGCCGCGCCCGCGCCACTGCCGGTGGCCCCCGTGGCCGTGCCGGCCGCCGCGCCGGCCCCCGTCGCAGTGGCCGCCGCGCCGGCCCCAGCCGCCGACCCAGTGGTGACGCAGGTGCTGGCGATCGTGGCCGAGAAGACCGGCTACCCCTCCGACATGCTCGAGCTCGACCTCGACCTTGAGGCCGACCTGGGCGTCGATACGGTCAAGCAGGCCGAGACCTTCGCGGCCGTACGCGCGGCCTTCGACATCCCGCGCCAGGACGACCTGAAGCTGCGTGACTACCCCACGCTGGCCAAGGTCATCCAGTTCGTCTACGACATGCGCCCCGACCTGGCCGCCGCGCCAGCCGCCTCGGCCCCGGCACCAGTGCCGGTGGCAGAGAGCGTTGCCGCGCCGACGGCACCGGCGCCGGGGGCTGCTCCAGCCGCCGACCCGGTGGTGACCCAGGTGCTGGCGATCGTGGCCGAGAAGACCGGCTACCCTTCCGACATGCTCGAGCTCGACCTCGACCTTGAGGCCGACCTGGGCGTCGATACGGTCAAGCAGGCCGAGACCTTCGCGGCCGTACGCGCGGCCTTCGACATCCCGCGCCAGGACGACCTGAAGCTGCGCGACTACCCCACGCTGGCCAAGGTCATCCAGTTCGTCTACGACATGCGCCCCGACCTGGCTGGCGCCGGCGCGCAACCCGCCGCCGGCAGCCCGCCGCCGGCCCCAATCGCTGAGCCGACGGCCGCCCCTGCCAGCTCGCGCGTGTCGCCGACCTATTCAATCGAGGAGGCCAACAAGGCACCGCGGCGCGTACCAACCCCGGCGCTCCGGCCGGCGCTCGACGTATGCAAGCCCACTGGCGTGACGCTCGATGCGCACAGCCGCGTGCTGGTGGTAATGGATCGCGGCGGTGTCGGCAAGGCGCTGGCCAGCCGGCTCGAGCGACGCGGCGTTGCAGTGTTCGAAATCGACCCGCAGCAAGAGACCGAGATCCTCGAGGCGCAGCTGCAGGCCAGCCTGGCCGACGGAAGCGTCCAGGGCGTCTACTGGCTACCCGCGCTCGACAGCGAGCCACAGCTCGAAGAGCTGAACCTGAAGACCTGGCGCGAGCTGAACCGGCAGCGGGTGAAGAACCTGCACCTGACCATGCGCCTGCTGTACGAGTCGGTCGCGGCGGCGGGCACATTCCTGGTATCGGGCACACGCCTGGGCGGGCTGCACGGCTACGGACCGCTTGGTGCAACTGCCCCGCTCGGCGGCGCCGTCACCGGCTTCACCAAAGCCTACAAGCGCGAGCGCCCCGACGTGCTGGTCAAGGCCGTCGATTTCGAGGCCGGCCGCAAGACTGCCGAGCCGGCCGAGCTGCTGATCGCCGAGACGCTGGCCGACCCCGGAGCGGTCGAGATCGGCTACAGCGACGGGCAGCGCTACACCATCACGCTCGAAGAGCGACCGGCCAACGATGGCCAGCCGGGGCTGACACTCGACAGCAGCTCGGTGTTCGTCGTCACCGGCGCGGCCGGCGGCATCACCAGCGCGATCGTCGGCGACCTGGCGCAGGCTAGCGGTGGGATTTTCTACCTGCTGGATCTGACACCCGCGCCGCAGCCCGGCGACCCATACGTGGCGCTGTTCCGCTCGGATAAAGAGGCGCTCAAGCGTAAGCTGATCGACGAGTTCAAGGCTGCCGGCGAGCGCCCGACCCCGGTGATGGTCGACAAGAAGGTGATGGCGATCGAGCGGATCGAGGCGGCCCAGCGCGCGATCGAGACCGTGCAGGCCGCCGGTGGCACCGCACACTACCACAGCGTCAACCTGCTCGACGGCGCGGCCGTGACAGCGGTGATCGACGATGTGCGCGAGCGCTACGGCAAGATCGATGTGCTGCTGCACGCCGGCGGGATCGAGATTAGCCGCGCGCTAGGCGCCAAGGCCCCCGAGGAGTTCAGCCTGGTGTTCGACATCAAGGCCGACGGGTTCTTCAGCCTGCTGAAGGCCGCCAAAGCCATGCCGATCGCCGCGACTGTCTCGTTCAGCTCGGTGGCCGGCCGGTTTGGGAACAGCGGCCAGACCGACTACAGCGCGGCGAATGACCTGCTCTGCAAGCTCAGCAGCAGCATGCGCAGCTGGCGGCCCGACACGCGCGCGATCGTGATCGACTGGACCGCCTGGGGCGGCATCGGCATGGCCACGCGCGGCTCGATCCCCAAGATCATGGAGATGGCCGGCATCGATATGCTGCCGCCTGAGATCGGCATCCCAACCATCCGGCGCGAGCTGACCAGCGGTGCCACCCGTGGCGAGATTGTCGTGGGTCTGCGGCTGGGCATTCTAACCGAAGAGTTCGACCCGAGCGGTGGCCTGAATACCGAGGCCGCCGCCCTCACCGCCACCCCGCCCTACCTGATGCTCGGCAAGGTCGCCGCCGCCAGGCTGTACGGTGGCCTGGCCGTCGAAACGACCCTCGACCCGCAGCAGCAGCCGTTCCTGTTCGATCACCAGATCGACGGCGTGCCGGTGCTGCCGGGCGTGATGGGCACCGAGGCGTTTGCCGAGCTGGCCAGCCTGCTGGCACCCGGCTACCGCGTCGAGTCGATCCACGAGCAGTTCCACAGCCCGTTCAAGTTCTACCGCAACAAACCGCGCACGCTGCACCTCGGCGCAGCGATCAAGCCGGCTGAGGGCGGGCTGGTGGCCGAGACAACCCTGCGGTCGGTGACCGAGCCGGCCCGGCCCGGCCTGCCCGAGCGGGTCGACCTGCACTTTACCGCGACGGTGCGCCTGACCCAGGCGCCGGCCGCACCACCGCAGGCCACGCTACCCCAACTGCCTGCCAGCGCACGCGTGGTCGATCGGGAGGCGATCTATGCGATCTACTTCCACGGCCCGGCCTACCAGGTGCTCGAGCGCGCCCTGCTCGACGGCGACCAGGTGCTCGGCGTGATGACGCACGACCTGCCGCCGAACAGCGCACCGGCCGACGCGCCAACGCTCATGGCGCCCAGGCTGATCGAGCTGTGCTTCCAGACTGCCGGGATCTGGGAGATGGCCAATAAGGGCGTGATGGCGCTGCCGCTCGGCGTCGGTGCGGTCACCGTCTACCGTCAGCCCGAGCAGGCCAACGGCGCGCGGCTGTTCGCACTCGTCAAGGCGCTCGACGGCGGGGCGGCCTTCGATGCGCAGGTGCTCGACGAGGCCGGCAACGTCTATGTCGATCTGCGTGGCTACCGCACCGTGCAGCTGCCCGGCAACGTCACGCTGTAA